One Algihabitans albus genomic region harbors:
- a CDS encoding inositol monophosphatase family protein, with protein MSLRSPVITVMVKAAKKAAGRLRRDFGEVENLQVSKKGPADFVSTADITAEKTIRDELAYARPDFGFLMEESGSTPARNGEERRWIVDPLDGTTNFLHGLPHFAISIGLEERGQIAAGVVYDPIKDELFTAERGAGAYLNDRRLRVSSRERLEEAVFATGIPFKGIPGHRQFLAELETVMEISSGVRRWGTASLDLAYVAAGRFDGYWERNLNAWDVAAGVLLVREAGGLVTEIGGGSHRVESNSILAVTPRLQDPLDRMLSKARARA; from the coding sequence ATGTCCCTGCGCTCGCCCGTCATCACCGTCATGGTCAAGGCCGCCAAGAAGGCCGCCGGTCGCCTGCGCCGGGACTTCGGCGAGGTGGAGAACCTGCAAGTCTCCAAGAAGGGTCCCGCCGACTTCGTCTCCACCGCCGACATCACGGCAGAGAAGACGATCCGCGACGAACTGGCCTACGCCCGGCCGGACTTCGGCTTCCTGATGGAGGAGTCGGGCAGCACCCCGGCGAGGAACGGCGAGGAACGGCGCTGGATCGTCGATCCGCTGGACGGCACCACCAACTTCCTGCACGGCCTGCCGCACTTCGCCATTTCCATCGGCCTGGAGGAGCGCGGCCAGATCGCCGCCGGCGTGGTCTACGACCCGATCAAGGACGAGCTCTTCACCGCCGAGCGAGGTGCCGGCGCCTATCTGAACGACCGGCGGCTGCGGGTCTCCTCGCGCGAGCGGCTGGAGGAGGCGGTCTTCGCCACCGGCATTCCCTTCAAGGGCATTCCCGGCCATCGTCAGTTCCTGGCGGAGCTGGAGACGGTCATGGAAATCAGCTCCGGCGTGCGCCGCTGGGGCACCGCCAGCCTGGACCTCGCCTACGTCGCGGCGGGCCGCTTCGACGGCTATTGGGAGCGCAACCTGAATGCCTGGGACGTGGCGGCGGGCGTTCTGCTGGTGCGCGAGGCCGGCGGGCTGGTGACCGAGATCGGCGGCGGCAGCCACCGGGTGGAAAGCAACTCCATCCTGGCCGTCACGCCAAGGCTGCAGGACCCGCTCGACCGCATGCTGAGCAAGGCCCGCGCGCGCGCCTGA
- a CDS encoding peptidoglycan -binding protein, protein MYNLSRTGRERATNIWPGFVDGLATLLLVLVFVLLVFMVGQFFLSTALTNRDTRLAELTTRLDELSDLLSLERQANENLRVDVSQLSSELQASLGQRESLAAQLSALTEQRDRLAGDLARLVNERDVLANRLELTETQLRQSTAELAEAQQQVAADRATIEAQLAEVQALQTLRDRLRLELTGLEGRLAIRDETVGRLERQLGEAEATSQTRAERIETLEREALSREDELAAQIAALEALRARVEARDAELAELEAELAAQARALTEAQSSLSDREERIVELRQFLEERADELAQLQTSREQARAALAETEAELSRTQDFATDQQRLSETAQREVERLNRQLLQLREQLAALNEALEASEALNREQQVEIVNLGQRLNAALATKVQELARYRSEFFGRLREVLGDNPDVRIVGDRFVFQSEVLFASASARLQSEGAEQIASLADTLIELAEEIPADLDWVLRVDGHTDSLPIATAQFPSNWELSTARAIEVVQFLIARGLPENRLVAAGFADNWPIAQGGSPDALSRNRRIEFKLTQR, encoded by the coding sequence ATGTATAACCTCTCCCGGACCGGTAGGGAGCGCGCCACCAATATCTGGCCCGGCTTCGTCGACGGGCTGGCGACGCTGTTGCTGGTGCTGGTCTTCGTCCTGCTGGTCTTCATGGTCGGGCAGTTCTTCCTCTCGACCGCGCTGACCAACCGGGATACGCGGCTGGCCGAGTTGACCACGCGGCTGGACGAACTCTCCGACCTGCTGTCGTTGGAACGTCAGGCCAACGAGAACCTGCGCGTCGACGTCTCGCAGCTTTCGTCCGAACTGCAGGCTTCGCTGGGCCAGCGCGAGTCCCTGGCGGCGCAGTTGTCGGCCTTGACGGAACAGCGCGACCGCCTGGCCGGCGATCTGGCGCGACTGGTGAACGAGCGGGACGTTCTGGCCAACCGGCTGGAGCTGACCGAGACGCAGTTGCGCCAGTCCACAGCCGAGTTGGCCGAGGCGCAGCAGCAGGTCGCGGCCGACCGGGCGACCATCGAGGCGCAGCTTGCCGAGGTGCAGGCGCTGCAGACTCTGCGCGACCGCCTGCGCCTTGAGCTGACCGGTCTGGAGGGCCGGCTGGCGATCCGGGACGAAACGGTCGGCCGCCTGGAACGCCAGCTCGGCGAAGCCGAGGCGACGTCGCAGACACGCGCGGAGCGGATCGAAACCCTGGAGCGCGAGGCGCTGAGCCGCGAGGACGAATTGGCGGCGCAGATCGCGGCCCTGGAGGCGCTGCGCGCGCGCGTCGAGGCGCGCGACGCGGAGCTGGCGGAGCTGGAGGCCGAGTTGGCGGCCCAGGCCCGCGCGCTCACGGAGGCTCAGAGCAGCCTCAGCGACCGGGAGGAACGTATCGTCGAATTGCGGCAGTTCCTCGAGGAGCGCGCCGACGAACTGGCGCAACTGCAGACCAGCCGCGAGCAAGCCCGCGCCGCCCTGGCCGAGACCGAGGCGGAGCTGTCGCGCACTCAGGACTTCGCGACGGATCAGCAGCGCCTCAGCGAGACGGCGCAGCGCGAAGTCGAGCGCCTGAACAGACAGCTTCTGCAGCTTCGCGAACAGCTCGCCGCCCTCAACGAGGCTCTGGAGGCCAGCGAGGCGCTGAATCGCGAGCAGCAGGTCGAGATCGTCAATCTGGGCCAGCGGCTCAACGCGGCGCTGGCCACCAAGGTCCAGGAGTTGGCGCGTTATCGCTCGGAGTTCTTCGGACGACTGCGCGAGGTGCTGGGCGACAACCCGGACGTTCGGATCGTCGGCGACCGTTTCGTGTTCCAGTCGGAGGTGCTCTTCGCCTCGGCCTCGGCAAGGCTGCAGTCCGAGGGCGCCGAACAGATCGCCAGTCTGGCGGACACCCTGATCGAGCTTGCGGAGGAGATTCCCGCCGATCTCGACTGGGTGCTGCGGGTCGACGGCCATACCGACAGCCTGCCGATCGCCACGGCACAGTTCCCCTCCAACTGGGAACTCTCGACGGCGCGGGCGATCGAGGTCGTGCAATTCCTCATTGCCCGCGGCCTGCCGGAGAACCGGCTGGTTGCCGCCGGCTTCGCCGACAACTGGCCGATCGCCCAGGGCGGCAGTCCCGACGCGCTCAGCCGCAACCGCCGCATCGAGTTCAAACTGACCCAGCGTTAA
- a CDS encoding OmpA family protein has protein sequence MSSDDTKIWYRGLSAGIALAGALALAAPAAAQNNVFVNQQLLNSLGAGATPYGQAFPPPGLPGQGFVAVPGGLQFPPQQQPRSTLTRPQAYGQPFAQGYGQPFPQQGSPFAQQGMPFYSGVQVYSATPRPPLTTFAPRYQAQAGVPQPGALQGRTLQGVPPQVGQAPAPIPRPVPPRAITGVQPQAQPRSQPQAQVQPQQPQADPQSQAFRPSGATPQPAQPQRTQRSSPPPLPSQALAEREAQTDAGTGTPTAGNQASETSTPEDMGSDERTESGASPQAAPMPPAPQRQATPEPTPAPAPAARPEPASPPQQAETETPELQPIPPAPPPPAPPARADAGAETAAEADAEADAEAAAESDTPAPAPDATQQAAEPASPPPSAPEPSPAATPEPTPEPAPGPSPGPAAQAEPEPQQAALPPQPEATVEQELLARVTFTEGQDAVAPDGDTALNELAASLQADESRRIQLLAYAAGDSNQVNQARRLSLSRALAVRQFLIGQGIRSTRMDVRALGNNIPDGPPNRVDIVPAPR, from the coding sequence ATGAGTAGCGACGACACCAAGATTTGGTACCGTGGGCTGTCCGCCGGCATTGCGCTGGCCGGCGCTCTGGCGCTGGCCGCTCCCGCCGCCGCGCAGAATAACGTTTTCGTGAACCAGCAGCTGTTGAACAGCCTGGGTGCCGGAGCCACGCCCTACGGTCAGGCCTTTCCGCCGCCGGGCCTGCCGGGCCAGGGCTTCGTGGCGGTGCCGGGTGGGCTGCAGTTCCCGCCGCAACAGCAACCACGTTCGACTCTGACGCGCCCGCAAGCCTACGGGCAACCCTTCGCGCAGGGCTACGGCCAGCCCTTCCCGCAGCAAGGATCGCCCTTCGCACAGCAGGGAATGCCCTTCTACAGCGGCGTTCAGGTCTACAGCGCGACCCCGCGGCCGCCGCTCACCACCTTCGCCCCCCGCTATCAGGCCCAGGCCGGCGTCCCGCAACCCGGCGCCCTGCAGGGCCGCACGCTTCAGGGTGTTCCGCCGCAGGTCGGGCAGGCCCCCGCGCCGATCCCGCGTCCAGTTCCGCCGAGGGCCATCACTGGCGTCCAGCCGCAGGCACAGCCGCGATCCCAGCCCCAGGCGCAAGTACAACCTCAGCAGCCGCAGGCGGATCCCCAATCGCAGGCCTTCCGTCCTAGCGGAGCCACACCTCAGCCGGCGCAGCCGCAACGCACCCAGCGCAGCAGCCCACCGCCGCTGCCGTCCCAGGCCCTGGCCGAGCGCGAAGCCCAGACGGATGCCGGCACCGGCACCCCCACCGCAGGTAATCAAGCCTCCGAGACTTCGACCCCCGAGGACATGGGGTCGGACGAACGCACCGAAAGCGGGGCGAGTCCGCAGGCGGCCCCCATGCCGCCCGCGCCGCAGCGGCAGGCCACGCCGGAGCCTACACCGGCGCCCGCGCCCGCCGCGCGCCCGGAGCCGGCCAGCCCGCCGCAACAGGCCGAGACGGAGACTCCGGAGCTTCAGCCGATCCCTCCGGCGCCGCCGCCGCCGGCGCCCCCCGCACGAGCCGACGCCGGCGCAGAAACCGCCGCGGAAGCCGATGCCGAAGCCGATGCGGAAGCCGCCGCAGAATCCGATACCCCGGCCCCGGCCCCGGACGCGACGCAGCAGGCCGCCGAACCCGCCAGCCCGCCGCCGTCCGCTCCCGAGCCAAGTCCGGCCGCCACGCCGGAGCCGACACCCGAACCTGCCCCCGGCCCGAGCCCTGGCCCGGCAGCGCAGGCCGAGCCGGAGCCGCAGCAGGCGGCGCTGCCGCCGCAGCCGGAGGCCACGGTCGAGCAGGAACTGCTGGCGCGCGTCACCTTCACCGAGGGCCAGGACGCAGTCGCACCGGACGGCGATACGGCCCTCAACGAGCTGGCGGCCAGCCTGCAGGCCGACGAGAGCCGGCGCATTCAACTGCTGGCCTACGCCGCCGGCGACAGCAACCAGGTCAATCAGGCGCGCCGGCTGTCGCTGTCGCGTGCGCTGGCGGTCCGACAGTTCCTCATCGGACAGGGCATCCGCTCGACCCGCATGGACGTCCGCGCGCTCGGGAACAACATCCCCGACGGCCCGCCCAATCGTGTCGATATCGTCCCGGCACCGCGCTGA
- a CDS encoding NAD(P)/FAD-dependent oxidoreductase, with the protein MRSADIVVIGAGMAGASAAAEILAAAEGVRVLVLEGEARPGYHTTGRSAACFIQNYGNRSIRQFNAASRPILEAHPLAAEVEEAPGSLLSPRGILQLDDGTQGAAFDELLSEGDGVEALDETAVRALVPALRPGSFARAAYEADAMDIDVDRLHQIYLRFLKRAGGELVCDARVTALRREADVWHLETTAGAFEAPVIVNAAGAWADRVAVQAGLSPIGLQPLRRSAALLAPRDGWDVGRWPLTGDLGERWYMRPDAGRMMVSPADADLVEPQDAWPDDMVLAEGLDRFARVFDYEVTRLEASWAGLRTFAPDKSLVIGFDPAAEGFFWLAGQGGYGIQTAPAAARLVAALLLGRDVPPELAALGFEAESAAPARFR; encoded by the coding sequence ATGAGGAGCGCGGATATCGTCGTGATCGGTGCCGGCATGGCCGGCGCCTCGGCGGCAGCGGAAATCCTCGCGGCGGCGGAAGGGGTGCGGGTCCTGGTCTTGGAGGGGGAGGCCCGGCCCGGCTATCACACCACCGGGCGCTCCGCCGCCTGCTTCATTCAGAACTACGGCAACAGGAGCATACGCCAGTTCAACGCGGCCAGCCGCCCGATCCTCGAAGCGCATCCGCTGGCGGCGGAGGTGGAGGAGGCGCCGGGCAGCCTGTTGTCTCCGCGCGGCATCCTGCAGCTCGACGACGGCACGCAGGGCGCCGCGTTCGATGAGTTGCTCTCGGAGGGCGACGGTGTCGAGGCTCTGGACGAGACGGCGGTGCGCGCGCTGGTTCCGGCGTTGCGGCCCGGCAGCTTCGCGCGCGCGGCCTATGAGGCCGACGCGATGGACATCGACGTCGACCGTCTGCACCAGATCTACCTTCGCTTCCTGAAGCGGGCCGGCGGCGAACTCGTCTGCGATGCGCGCGTGACGGCGCTGCGTCGCGAGGCCGACGTCTGGCATCTGGAAACGACGGCCGGTGCCTTCGAGGCGCCCGTGATCGTCAACGCGGCGGGGGCCTGGGCGGATCGGGTTGCCGTGCAGGCAGGGTTGTCGCCGATCGGCCTGCAACCGCTCCGCCGCTCGGCCGCGCTGCTGGCGCCGCGCGACGGGTGGGACGTGGGGCGCTGGCCACTGACCGGCGACCTGGGGGAGCGTTGGTACATGCGGCCCGATGCCGGCCGCATGATGGTCTCCCCGGCCGATGCCGATCTGGTCGAGCCGCAGGATGCCTGGCCCGACGACATGGTGCTGGCCGAGGGGCTCGATCGCTTCGCTCGAGTCTTCGACTACGAGGTGACGAGGTTGGAGGCGAGCTGGGCGGGCCTGCGCACCTTCGCGCCCGACAAGAGCCTGGTGATCGGCTTCGATCCGGCGGCGGAGGGATTTTTCTGGCTCGCCGGCCAGGGCGGGTACGGCATCCAGACCGCACCGGCTGCGGCGCGCCTGGTCGCCGCGCTGCTGCTGGGCCGGGACGTTCCGCCGGAACTGGCCGCCCTTGGGTTCGAGGCCGAGAGCGCCGCGCCGGCACGTTTTCGCTAA
- a CDS encoding LysE family translocator — MTLVLISVFAVFIPALLLPGPDFVAVVRSSMTRGTSAGLLTTLGVSLGLGFYATLSLLGLSALLIEYQWLTWLVRVLGGSYLIYLGIRLLLAKPQEIELPEGEADKRGNPLLFGFLVTLTNPKAIVLFASVFATAVTDATPLWLMGLMIALVVGCALVWYAVVSLFMSSSPVIRRFQHARHWIERAAGVCFVTIGGRVLADARNPVSP, encoded by the coding sequence GTGACCCTGGTTCTGATTTCCGTCTTCGCCGTCTTCATCCCGGCCCTGCTGCTGCCGGGGCCGGACTTCGTGGCGGTGGTCCGCTCCTCCATGACGCGCGGAACCTCGGCCGGGCTTCTGACGACTCTGGGCGTGTCCCTCGGCCTCGGCTTCTACGCGACGCTGAGCCTGCTCGGCCTCTCGGCCCTGCTGATCGAGTACCAGTGGCTGACCTGGCTGGTGCGGGTGCTGGGCGGCAGCTATCTGATCTATCTCGGCATCCGGCTGCTGCTGGCCAAGCCGCAGGAGATCGAGCTTCCCGAAGGCGAAGCCGACAAGCGCGGCAATCCACTGCTCTTCGGCTTCCTGGTCACCCTGACCAATCCCAAGGCCATCGTGCTCTTCGCCAGCGTCTTCGCCACGGCGGTGACCGACGCCACACCGCTCTGGCTGATGGGCCTGATGATCGCGCTGGTCGTCGGCTGCGCGCTGGTCTGGTACGCCGTCGTCAGCCTCTTCATGTCCTCCTCGCCGGTGATCCGGCGCTTTCAGCACGCCCGCCACTGGATCGAGCGGGCCGCCGGCGTCTGCTTCGTCACCATCGGCGGGCGGGTGCTGGCCGACGCGCGGAACCCGGTGAGTCCCTAG
- the efp gene encoding elongation factor P, giving the protein MKINGNAIRPGNIIEHKGRLLRAVKIQATKTGKSGAYAQVELKDVRDGTKMNERFRAGETVERVRLEQKDFQFLYAEDEMLTFMDNETYEQITVHSELVGAPLPFLAEGMTVSVESYEGSPISVELPEQVTLTISEADPVVKGQTASSSYKPAVLENGVKIMVPPHIEAGTRVVVNTAEGEYVERAKD; this is encoded by the coding sequence ATGAAGATCAACGGCAATGCCATCCGCCCCGGCAACATCATCGAGCACAAGGGCCGTCTGCTGCGCGCCGTCAAGATCCAGGCGACCAAGACCGGCAAGAGCGGCGCCTATGCCCAGGTCGAGCTGAAGGACGTGCGCGACGGCACCAAGATGAACGAACGCTTCCGCGCCGGCGAGACGGTCGAGCGGGTCCGCCTGGAGCAGAAGGACTTCCAGTTCCTTTACGCCGAAGACGAGATGCTGACCTTCATGGACAACGAGACCTACGAACAGATCACGGTCCATAGCGAGCTGGTCGGCGCGCCCCTGCCCTTCCTGGCCGAGGGCATGACCGTCTCCGTCGAGTCCTACGAAGGCAGCCCGATCTCGGTCGAGCTGCCGGAGCAGGTGACGCTGACGATCAGCGAGGCCGACCCGGTGGTAAAGGGCCAGACCGCCTCCTCCAGCTACAAGCCGGCGGTGCTGGAGAACGGCGTCAAGATCATGGTGCCGCCGCACATCGAGGCCGGCACCCGCGTGGTGGTCAACACCGCCGAGGGCGAATACGTCGAGCGCGCCAAGGACTGA
- a CDS encoding flagellar motor protein MotA, whose amino-acid sequence MTRPRIYLLRMAVFLGFVAVAAALLFPRLQEAFLANAVLNGMILGVLLLGIGYSIRQVLLLQPEVSYLEQLKRESSGGLIFPGSVQGVTPPRLLGPMANMLRERKGRLTLSALSTRTLLDSIQIRIGESHDISRYLIGLLIFLGLLGTFWGLLETIDSVAETIGSLSAGGDAAVLFDQLKDGLERPLSGMGTAFSSSLFGLAGSLVLGFLELQAGQAHNRFVNELEEWLSGLTRLSSGGEGVAGGEASVPAYLTALLESTADSLDSLQRTIARGEDDRQEANRNLALLTERLSVMTEQMRTEQEVMRRLAETHSAIKPLLQQLSEAQFGERSDARTVLDEATRDHIRTLALNVTRIAGEVERGREQTVGDIRAEIRLLARTIAALAEETEG is encoded by the coding sequence ATGACCCGGCCGAGGATCTACCTGCTGCGCATGGCGGTCTTCCTCGGTTTCGTTGCCGTGGCAGCCGCGCTGCTGTTTCCCCGCCTGCAGGAGGCCTTCCTGGCCAACGCCGTTCTGAACGGCATGATCCTGGGCGTGCTGCTGCTGGGAATCGGCTATTCGATCCGTCAGGTCCTGCTGCTGCAGCCGGAGGTCAGCTACCTGGAGCAGCTCAAGCGCGAGTCGAGCGGTGGCCTGATCTTTCCCGGCTCGGTCCAGGGCGTGACGCCGCCCCGACTGCTGGGGCCCATGGCCAACATGCTGCGCGAGCGCAAGGGCCGGCTGACACTCTCCGCGCTCTCCACCCGCACGCTGCTGGACTCCATTCAGATCCGCATCGGCGAGAGCCACGATATCTCGCGCTACCTGATCGGCCTGCTGATCTTTCTCGGTCTGCTCGGCACCTTCTGGGGGTTGTTGGAGACCATCGATTCCGTTGCCGAGACCATCGGCAGTCTCTCGGCGGGCGGCGATGCGGCCGTGCTGTTCGACCAGCTTAAGGATGGGCTGGAGAGACCGCTTTCCGGCATGGGTACGGCCTTCTCCTCCTCCCTATTCGGGCTCGCGGGCTCGCTGGTGCTGGGTTTCCTGGAGCTGCAGGCCGGCCAGGCGCACAACCGCTTCGTCAACGAACTGGAGGAATGGCTGTCCGGCCTGACCCGCCTGTCCAGCGGCGGCGAGGGCGTGGCCGGCGGCGAGGCCTCCGTCCCGGCCTACCTGACGGCCCTGCTGGAATCGACCGCCGACAGTCTGGACTCCCTGCAGCGCACCATCGCGCGGGGCGAGGACGACCGGCAGGAGGCTAACCGCAACCTCGCCCTGCTGACCGAGCGGCTGAGCGTCATGACCGAACAGATGCGCACCGAACAGGAGGTGATGCGCCGGCTGGCGGAAACCCACAGTGCGATCAAGCCGCTGCTGCAACAGCTCAGCGAGGCGCAGTTCGGCGAACGGAGCGACGCACGGACCGTCCTGGACGAAGCCACCCGCGATCACATCCGCACCCTGGCGCTCAACGTCACCCGCATCGCAGGCGAGGTCGAGCGCGGCCGGGAGCAAACGGTCGGAGACATCCGCGCCGAAATCCGCCTGCTGGCCCGCACCATCGCGGCCCTGGCCGAGGAGACGGAGGGCTGA